DNA from Nitrospira sp. SG-bin1:
CCCGCTGACGGATCAGCCGACATTCTGCGCAGGATGCCACACGGTCGCCCCGGCGTATGAGAGCTGGGCCAGGTCGTCCCATAAGGAAATCACCTGCGTGGCATGCCATGTCCGGCCCGGCGTGCAAGGCTGGTGGTCCGACAAGGTCTTGGCCGGGGTCAAGGATGCGGCGATCTTTGTCTTTGGCACCCCGACCGATGCTCACAATCTCAAGGCGAAGGTGGATTCCGGAGTCTGCCTCAGTTGTCACAGGCATATCCTTCGCGTGTCCGAAACGGCGCCGCGTGATCTCCCCTCTCCGGTGAAGGAGGTGGGCTTGATCATGGGCCATCGCCAACATATGGAAGCCTTCAAGACGCGTGGACGAGATGAAGGCTGTACGACGTGCCATGCGGGGGTCGTGCATGATGAACCGATCAAGGGATATCCGATCGTCATTCCACGCGGGCATGTTTCGGCCGACAGTCAACCTTGGTATCCGGCTCATCCGGATGGTTCCTACCTCAGAGCCAGGGCGCTCGGTGACTGTTTTCGCTGCCATGATGGGAGGACGCAGCACGGCGGGAAAACATTGGACCGCAAATGCGAGACGTGCCACCTTCCGGAAAAAATCAGCGACACCTTGTTATTCGACTGACAGGTTGGACCTCCTGCGGAGGATCGGGATGGATTTCGTGATGGTACAACGACTGTGCTGGAAGTGCGAACATTGTACTGTACCAGTCTGCTGATCGACCGAACACGTTCACCGCCATGGCCACTCCAGTCCTGAAAGCCTCCGGTCTCACCAAACGCTTCGGCGACTTCACCGCCGTCAATGGAGTATCGTTCGAGATCAGGCCAGGAGAAATCCTGGGTCTCTTGGGACCGAACGGAGCCGGGAAAACCACCACGATTCAGATGCTGTTGGGACTCGTCACTCCGACGGCGGGTTCCATCCATATGTTCGGTCTGGACCTTTCCACGTATCGCGAGGAGATTCTGCAGCAGGTGAATTTTTCGTCCACGTACATCTCCATGCCCCAGGCGCTTACGGTGGAAGAAAATCTATGGGTCGTCGGGCGGCTCTACGGGATGTCGGATATGCCTCGGCGTGTGAACGACATCGTCAAGAAACTGGAGATGGAAGAGTTCCGGAACAAGATTACCCGCAAACTGTCGTCCGGCCAGATGACGAGATTGACCTTGGCAAAAGCGTTTCTCACCGAACCGCGCATCCTCTTTCTGGACGAGCCGACGGCGAGTTTGGACCCCGATATCGCCCACAAGATCCGAGCCTTGCTCAAACAGGAACGGCACGCATCCGGGCTGAGCATTCTCTACACGTCGCACAACATGCGTGAAATGGAGGAAATGTCGGATCGCATTATTTTTCTTCAGCGCGGTCGGATCGTGGCGGAGGGAACGGCGCAGGACATTATCAACCGATTCGGGAAGGCGGATTTGGAAGAGGTCTTCTTGAAATTCGCACGAGAACAGGGGGAGTCGTCGTTGTGACAGAGGTCT
Protein-coding regions in this window:
- a CDS encoding cytochrome C, coding for MNWTSKATPVLTLVIGAIALVGTAIPLTDQPTFCAGCHTVAPAYESWARSSHKEITCVACHVRPGVQGWWSDKVLAGVKDAAIFVFGTPTDAHNLKAKVDSGVCLSCHRHILRVSETAPRDLPSPVKEVGLIMGHRQHMEAFKTRGRDEGCTTCHAGVVHDEPIKGYPIVIPRGHVSADSQPWYPAHPDGSYLRARALGDCFRCHDGRTQHGGKTLDRKCETCHLPEKISDTLLFD
- a CDS encoding ABC transporter ATP-binding protein; translation: MATPVLKASGLTKRFGDFTAVNGVSFEIRPGEILGLLGPNGAGKTTTIQMLLGLVTPTAGSIHMFGLDLSTYREEILQQVNFSSTYISMPQALTVEENLWVVGRLYGMSDMPRRVNDIVKKLEMEEFRNKITRKLSSGQMTRLTLAKAFLTEPRILFLDEPTASLDPDIAHKIRALLKQERHASGLSILYTSHNMREMEEMSDRIIFLQRGRIVAEGTAQDIINRFGKADLEEVFLKFAREQGESSL